A stretch of Haloferax sp. Atlit-12N DNA encodes these proteins:
- a CDS encoding TATA-box-binding protein: protein MSGPADSIEIQNVVASTGIGQELDLEALADDLPGADFNPDNFPGLVYRTQDPKAAALIFRSGKIVCTGAKSIDDVHDALGIIFDKLRELKIPVDDEPEITVQNIVSSADLGHNLNLNALAIGLGLEDVEYEPEQFPGLVYRMDEPKVVILLFGSGKIVITGGKRTDDAETAVEEIVERIDALGLLG, encoded by the coding sequence ATGAGTGGGCCGGCAGACTCCATCGAGATTCAGAACGTAGTCGCATCGACCGGGATCGGTCAGGAGCTCGACCTCGAAGCCCTCGCCGACGACCTCCCCGGTGCAGATTTCAACCCGGACAACTTCCCGGGTCTCGTCTATCGCACCCAGGACCCGAAAGCCGCTGCGCTCATCTTCCGCTCGGGGAAGATCGTGTGCACGGGCGCAAAGAGTATCGACGACGTGCACGACGCACTGGGAATCATCTTCGACAAGCTTCGCGAGTTGAAGATTCCCGTCGACGACGAGCCAGAGATAACCGTCCAGAACATCGTCTCCAGCGCGGACCTCGGACACAACCTGAACCTGAACGCGCTGGCTATCGGTCTCGGCCTCGAAGACGTCGAGTACGAGCCCGAACAGTTCCCCGGCCTCGTCTATCGGATGGACGAGCCGAAGGTCGTCATCCTGCTTTTCGGTTCCGGGAAAATCGTCATTACCGGCGGAAAGCGGACCGACGACGCGGAGACCGCAGTCGAAGAGATCGTCGAGCGGATCGACGCACTCGGACTGCTCGGATAG